From the Vulpes vulpes isolate BD-2025 chromosome 15, VulVul3, whole genome shotgun sequence genome, the window ATATTTAAgggtctgttttatggtttgcttctgtctctctctgtcttttttcacCCCTGCATTCATCtggatttttcttaaattctacatatgagtgaagtcatatggtatttgtctttctctgactgacttcttttacttagcataatactctctagctctatctacatcactgcaaatggcaagatttcattctttttcatggttgagcaatattccatatatatatgtatattatacacacacactataaaacttctctatccattcacacatacataatatatatatatatatacacacacacacactatatccATTCACACTATGACTTCTCTATCCAttcacacatattatatatatgtatatatataatacacatacacatactacacacaattttatatatatatatatatatgtatatatataatacacacacacacacatactacaacttctctatccattcattagttgatgaacatttgtgcttttttcataatttggctgttgttgataatgctgttataaacatcagggtcTGTGTATCCcactgaatctgtatttttgtatcctttgggtaattaCCTAGTAGTGAAATTCCCATATCATagcatagctttatttttaattttttagggaccttccatactgtttttcagggTGGCTACTCCAGTTTGTGTACCATGCTAATCTAATCAAGCATTGACATGATTAGGAACTTAATTTCAGTTCATAGGAAGGGATAAATATTTAAGGTTCACCCTAGTCCTAACATATTGTTCAGAGTCTCAGTTTTGGTCAAAATCATTGGAAATTTCTAACTTTCATTTGGCGTTACCTGAGCTCATGAACCTCCACGACATTTTGGCCATAGTAATTTCTGgacattttcacatatattttctttgcctAAATTTTctagacaaaaaagaaatttccaaataatattttcatttgtaagtatattaatttttatcttattccCCCTTAGGAATAAGCTTTAAATTCCTAACCAATTCTTGGATGAAATATTTATCTTATAATATATTAAAGAGTGTCTAGAATAGGTGAGAAATAAGAGCAAGAGTGTCCAATCACAAAATTactttactttaaatatttatttatttatgttagaaagCGTAGGGGGTCAGGAGAAAAGCAGAAGGAGAGTCTTAACTCCaagctgagtgctgagcccaacCTAAGACTTGATTTCatagtcctgagatcaagaactgagccaagaccaagagtcggaggcttaaccaactgtgctacgcaggcatcccacaaatttattttaaaagtttgaatgGATGCAATGGAAACAAGAATTATTGCAATTTAAAGTATAATACCCCTAAATAAGTAACCaaaatgtgggacgcctgggtgactcagcggttgagtgtctgcgtttggctcagggcatgatcccagattcccatgatcgagtcccatatcaggctccttgcatggagcttgcttctcctccctctctctgtgtctctgcctctctttctgtgtctctcctaaataaataaaaaaatttaaaaaaaaaaagaagtaaataaaatgtaatacctCTAAATGATTGAGGGGCAGTTACTTAGCTATTTTTaaccatgtttgtttttctcacacTGTATAAAATCTTCAATTGTAAGTTAACCAAATTTCCATTCATtccttgaatataaaaataattttcagtcttttctactttgcttattttatttcatctgccCAGATTTCCCCTTTGCCCCTTCTAATGCTGTTATGTCTTTGCAATTCTAAATAAATTTCACCTTTTAAGATGCTATGGGACAGGTATTCTTTATAAGTTCCTTATTCTTTCTGCATCTCCCTTTTCTTGCATTTAACATAACAGATTCATAATGGGTATCTTTCTCCAAGGGCTGTTGTACAGCTTAAAGAAATAAGGTGCAGGCACATTTACTAAACATATGTTAACTCTTTTTGTTCTCAGTTTTAGGTTCTTTATCAAAATCTATTTTTGCACTTTGTTATTCCTGAAAATACTTTGCCTGAGATAACAGACAATATTACCATGAAAAAGAGAAGTAATGTTTCCCCATTTTTTGTTGAGATACACATTAAATCATCACTCCTGATGGTATCAAATGTTAATTATCTTTTAGTTTGAAACATGAGTAAAAACCAAGGTGGAAATCATCCTTATGATTTTAGATTCTTCACTCAAATTTTGTGGTATTGTTCATTACACATATGGAGATAAGACCATGTTGAATACTCATCAGTGAGATGCAGGTGTTTATTACTTTTATCAAGAAATGGTAGGTGACTTCAagcaaaataacttaaaattcatacataatcattttcatttgtcttctattcaatttttcttttatgtataagCCTAaccatataaatgtaaatattatttttgttctctgCATTCCTTATATAACTATCAGCCAGTCTGCTGCATTATGCTTGTTGGCATTCCCACATCTTGTGAGGGAATCAATTTAATTCCTGAGTCAAATTTCAATTCATAAAAGTCTATGTACTTAAAGAATAGTTTACTACTACTTGTAgttaaagtgagaaaaatatctGAGGTCCCTCAAAATTCAAATCCTCAATTTCTtaggatttcaaaatatttcaggtGCATATTGATCTTTTAATAATATCATCATTATCTATCACAATCAAAAGCCTAGTCAAGAAATAACTAACAACAATAAACATAGCTGGTTATCAGAACTAGTAAATTTGTTAGATTATAATGATTtgacttttaatataattttgaaagaaaatccaaTAACAAATTTTATCTCCAATGCagactttagattttattttcaattagtgcattaattacagaatttttcaaataaagtctgTCAGCCACTATTTGGGGCCAGAGACAAGGTGAAGATTTGATAATCAAAGATCTTCCTGTAGGTGACAGAGATAATAAAGTTTATGAGTAAAGGCATTGGTGAGATTGGACAACAAGACTAGAAATGTAATAAGGTGATCAGAAGAAGCCAGATCCACATGTTGGTCTATAACAAGAAGGCTGACAGCTCCTAGAAGCCAagttgggtgaggggcagaaTCTGGATCCATTGCCCAGAGAAGGGAAGCCACAGACTCTGTAACTCATGGGTCTTAAACCCTGGGATCCACAGCCCACTGAGTAGCAGCTTCTCGATCCATAGCCCAGGGAACGGCAGCTGCTGGACCCCAAACCCAGAGACCCAGAGCAAGTCGTCTGGCAGGGACTGCAGAGCGTGGAGGTCCTCGGGCGGTAGCAGGATGTCTGGCAAGGTCTGGTCACCACACAGGATGTCTGGCAGCTGGTAGGTTCACAGCAGGTCTCCTGACAGCCAGTGTGGAGGGAGGAGCCCACCTGGCAGGTGCTGGGAGAGCAGACCTCAGTGCGGTAGACCAGGTTGCTGGGGTGGGATGAGCCACAGGAGGAGCTGGGGTAGCGCAGGTATCCCCCAAAGGAGCGGGAGGAGAAGTTTCCAGAGCAGCAGTTGTAGGACATGTTGGCAGGAGATGTGAGTTCAGCTGGCTGACAGTGAGAAGATTCTACGTTTGAATATATTGCTCCTCAAGTGAGGCATTTATATACTCTCAGGAATGGGTGTGGCACTTTACAGGGTCATCTTTTCCAAATTTGGAGTCCCTCATTTGCATATGTTTAATGCAGTAGTCCTTTTTGTAATTGGAGTTCACTACCTCTCTTCATCTTTCGTTTATGGGTTcactcattttgtttttacagcTCTATGTCAATGAAGTAAATCTATGTTACAAATGCTATGATGGTGTGTAATTAATATCTACTCCATCATGGCCAGGGAAGCCCCTCTGATTTTTCTGGTCATGACTACTTACATGTGCTCAGCTTTGGCTGAGGAATGCTTTCTTCCTAGGGTGGGGATTACAGTGCAGTCATCTCCCTTTTGTGTCAGTGACTGAGAAGCAGAAATCTGGTCTTAAGGAATCTTCTAAAGATTGCTCCTACATCCAACCATTGATTCACACTCTCTAATATAATTTTGCATCTATTACTTCCTACTAGAAATGCTTACTATATCCAGTCTAGAGGGTTGTTATAAAAGTAAGCCAAGAGGATTGACAGAGACAATTAGAAGTGGGCATAATCCTGAAAAAATATGTCTTTGTCTTTAGTGAAAAAATGTCTTTAGtctaaagactaaaaaaatttagtctttagaaaaatgaaatctaatcTAAAGCAAGAAGAGACCAATATGAACACGTGTGAAGAAAACTGAAGTAGGAGATGCTATTGAGATGAAATGAGGAAACAAGGGACAGTGGTAGAGAGAGGGACAAGACTGTCAAGATTTTCTTCCACCCCATTGGGTGATTTATGAATATTCTACTTCTTAGTTCAGTCATAGCAAATTGTTTCAAAATGAACTTAATTCATGACTTTTGTGCAATACATTTATATGTGTGAAACATTGTGAGGGCTACCCTCCCACAATACCTCAAAATTTTGAATGTTCTCTGAGTATTTCCAAGGTCATGGCAGATCCTATAATTTTCTCCCTACTTTTGGTACATGCTTCTGTCCCAGTTTTTTTACTAGAGGGGATCCAGGTTATGTGAATCTTGAAGTTTATAACTTGGGGgcacttttttaagaaaaagaatacaccATTATGAacataatagataaaaatatgaacactAATTTAGAGTAaaacaatattaataaatataaattacaagATGACAAAAACAAATATCACAAAATCAAGACAATAATATGATATCATCATAATCATTACCATCATCTATaacatttcctctatttttattgGCTACATAGTCTTTGATCACTTTTACATACGacaataattttataaacatgattttctttacaaagaatagaatataattcaggttttcttctaaaattatgaatcaaaaaattatttttgatgacaCAGAAAAGTTCCTTTcaatattactatttattattaatgcCACATCTGTAACATCCTGTATAGTTTCTTCTCAGTTGGTGCTTCAATCCTGGGATTATGATTATCTCAGTCTGGTGTCCCTGATTCACCTTCTTATCCCAGTCTGCTGGCCCTAGAGGTTGTGGACTTATGTAAAAATTagctatagggatgcctgggtggctcagcggttgaacatctgcctttggctcagggcgtgatcccaggctccttgtcgggggcctgcttctccctctgccaatgtctctgcctctctttctgtgtctcttacggataaataaataaaatcttaaaaaaaatcagctacaAATGACTATGGACCCTTGGTTTTAGTGATCTATCAGGTAGCAGAGTAATGTCTTGGTTCTAATCCCTCTTCTTAAAGTCAAAACTCTCTGAAGTGCTGAGGTTCGTCAGGTTGATTCTAGAGGCTAGAGGTAGTACAGGCAGTTTTCTGGATCCACCCAGAGCTCCAGAACTACTTCAAGGGCAAATAATTGGCTCTCAGACTACAGCAACACAACTGGAGCAGTGGATTCCTCCAAACCTCCCTTGGAAAAAGTCAGACAAAAGACGACTCTCCCACCGAAGCTTCATTAGGTTAAATCTGTCTCTATCTTCACTTAAGTTGCTCTATCCAAGATGCTTGAACATGTGCTGGTCATGTTCTGTCTGAGGTATCAGGGACTTACGTAGAGTGCCCAGGTCTCTCTTCAGTATACTTTCCATGGAAATGTCTCTGCCCAGAGCCCTAACTTAACTTTCAATAATTGTATTGTTGtgatttgttattgtttttgttatttgccTCTGGTCCTCTTTaactccaagtttttttttttaaaggaaaatatctgatagatttatcacatttttttgaGTATATTGCTGTTTCCTGCCAATTTCAAGATGAATACACCAATGTAACATACACCAAAAGTCAATTATGTGGTATCAGGCACTCAGAAAGTATACTGCTATGGCTTAAGGATTGAGTTGCAACTCTATTTGAAAAAATTACAATACAATTCTACTGTATTTGCTTAAATTAACAACTTTTCCTCAATGTAAAAGTAGGTTTCACTgcaattttacaaaagaaaacactgTATATAGGACTTCTATAAGTCCAAGAAATGGTGAAGTAACTTCATTCACAtcaaagaaatacttttaaaaagtttatgttatgatcttttaaatttctagattttttttttcctaacggTTTCTAGCCACTGAGATAAAAGTGCACTCAATGCTGTGAACACCATGCCTTTCTCAAATAACTGTTTTTCAAAGAACTTCTTGAAAATAGTTGTCTTATCACAAGTAAGAGTGATTTTTGCTCACTGGAGATAGGATTCTATTAACCAAAATAATAAAGTCAGCAAAATTTGTCTATGGTGACACAACCTTTTGGCTGCCCTCACAGGCACACGATGTTGTCCTCTTCCCTATACATCTGACCTTCCTCACGTCAATGTGATAGTGTTGATATTGGCTGAAATAACAAATCACAAACTCCCAGATCCTCTACCAAATCCAGCCCACACAGGTTTGTTCATCACACAAGCATGgaacccccccccacacacacacaggttttttttttattaaactctaAATTACTcgccaatatttaaaaataaaaaattcatgcaTATATCGATTTctgacatcttttaaaaattctgaaaatctgGCTATGCTGGGATCCTTGCTTGCAGGTGTCTGGAACTCACTACAAGCAGTTCCATTCATAGAGGATGGGCTCTCCGAAATTCCCAAGTTCAGCTACTCC encodes:
- the LOC112909494 gene encoding keratin-associated protein 13-1-like, which produces MSYNCCSGNFSSRSFGGYLRYPSSSCGSSHPSNLVYRTEVCSPSTCQVGSSLHTGCQETCCEPTSCQTSCVVTRPCQTSCYRPRTSTLCSPCQTTCSGSLGLGSSSCRSLGYGSRSCYSVGCGSQGLRPMSYRVCGFPSLGNGSRFCPSPNLASRSCQPSCYRPTCGSGFF